The Pseudomonas sp. TH06 genome contains the following window.
TTTCGACGGATTCTATTTAAGGAGTCATAAATTGAGCGTTGAAGTGGCCAAGAATGCCCGAGAATTGCTTCTCAAGGAATACCGCGGAGTGCTATCGACACACTCCAAATCGATGCCCGGTTTTCCCTTTGGCTCCGTCGTGCCTTATTGCCTGGACGAGCAGGGCCGGCCGCTGATCCTGATAAGCCGCATCGCCCAGCACACCCATAACCTGCAAAAAGATCCGAAGTGCTCGATGCTGGTGGGTGAGCGCGAGGCTGATGACGTGCAAGCCGTTGGTCGCCTGACCTATCTGGCTGAAGCCGAAAAGCTCGAGGACGCCGCTGCCATTGAAGCCGCCGCCGAGCGCTACTATCGCTACTTCCCCGACTCACAGAACTACCACAAGGCCCATGATTTCGATTTCTGGGTGTTGAAACCGGTGCGCCATCGCTACATCGGCGGTTTCGGCGCGATTCACTGGATCGATCAGTTGACCCTGGCCA
Protein-coding sequences here:
- a CDS encoding HugZ family protein; amino-acid sequence: MSVEVAKNARELLLKEYRGVLSTHSKSMPGFPFGSVVPYCLDEQGRPLILISRIAQHTHNLQKDPKCSMLVGEREADDVQAVGRLTYLAEAEKLEDAAAIEAAAERYYRYFPDSQNYHKAHDFDFWVLKPVRHRYIGGFGAIHWIDQLTLANPFAGKAEISMVEHMNSDHAKAIAHYVDLAGLPKTVPAQMAGIDTEGMHLRIGQALYWLPFQAPCHTPIQVREALVSLAHAEVWPKKAVADA